The Proteiniphilum propionicum genome contains the following window.
AAGTCAACTTTTGCATACCCATATAGATTTAGTTATTTGAATTGTATCCTGACTCCTATATTCAGCCCGAATATCAGTGGGTTCTCCGTGCGGGCACTCATTGGCTGATTGTTCCTGAAATAATAGAGCAGTCTCGGTTCGCCAAACAAGTGCAGATTATTTTGTAACCGGTAGCTGAATCCGGCACCACCCTGAGCAGAGAACTGAAGACCGGCAATGCGGTTATATACATGGGTGTGATGCACTATACCTCCATTACCCTCAATTTCCTGTTTGTAAAAAGCACGAATCCCTTTTTCAATAGTAGCCCCACCTAACAGATATATGCTCCGGGGACCATCCTGCCATATTGTATATCGAAGGGTTAACGGTATCCCAATATAGTGCTGTTGTAATGTACCGCGATAAATGAAATGATCATTTCGCCTGAAGCGCGAGAACAGATATGTGTAGGACAGTCCGGTTTCCAGGCCTACATTCTTTCCGACGGGAAAATCAGCCGTCAGGCTGAATGAAACGGGAGGACGATGTTCTATATCGGTATAATCACCGGGACTAAGCACTTTGTAATTGCCTCCTGAACCTAAACCATCTCCGCTGTTAAATTCACCACCCGGAATAGGACTATCGTAGATCGGGTTACTCGCATCATAACCTCCGAATGAGAGATCCAAGGGAGTGCCGCCACTGCCCAACGCCGCAATCAGCGACCGAAGCCCCGGTTGTTCCTGAACAAGATTAGGAAGGTCGTTTTCCACAAAAATACTATCCGCCGGATATGTATTTACTACTTCGTGAGCTATAGTTCCATCGGACTTGGCTGCTTCTTCCAATTCAACAGGGAGTATGGATACTCTACTCCCTTCGGAATAGATCTCCGGCACATCCAATTCTTTCCCTTTTTGTCTTTCACTTATATCTGAAACAACTCCGGAAACGGCCACTTTCTTTTTCGTTCGTTTCTGAAGCTGGGTGTTCTGGGTGAGCAACGGGTCCTTTACTGGCTCTTCGATATGCGTAGAGATGGATTCTCCGGCAGAGGCAGCAGGCTGCGATTTGGCCATATCCACCGGCCTTTCTTGTGACATATGAACAGCATGTTCGTCTGTATAAGGATTCAGAAAGAACACCAATAAAGCCACCACGGCAACCACACCGGCAGCTGCCCACAACCAGTATGCGAAAACAAGTTTTCCCTGCCGGGGGAGCCTATCCGCCAACGATTTCCACAGATCGGGAGTAACGGGTATACGGTGTTCCCGTAATTTATCCCCAACTTCCCGCGAAAAATCATCCGGCATCACTTTATATCTATTATATGATCGCATCTTAGCATCCCCTTATTTACATTCCATTAAATGAATGACTTTCTTCTGTAATAATTGCCTCGCTCTAAAAAAGAACGACCGCGAAGTACTCTCGGGCATGTCCAGTAATTCGGCAATCTCACGATGGCTAAACCCCTCAACAGCAAACAAATTAAAAACTGCACGATAAGTATCGGGAAGTTCGCCGATGCATTGCATTAGCTCCTCAGCTGTGATATACTCCATATTAGGAGTGTTTTCATAATCTACCGTTTCAATATCCGTTAACAGTTCCTTCTGCTTTAACCGGTTCTTTTTTCGTATGTAATCGAGCGAGGTATTCACAAAGATTTTCCTTATCCACCCTCCGAAGGATCCTTTCCCCGAATATTGCCCTATCTCGGTAAATATTTTCAGAAATCCTTCCTGTAAAACGTCTTTAGCATCCTCTTCGTCGGGAACATAACGCCTGCACAGAGCCATCATAGTGGGAGCATACTGCTCGTAGACTTTTTTTCTCGCCCACAATTTTCCCTGCTTGCAAGCAAGTATTAAACGATGTTCCGACATAGAATTTCCCTGTTTACTATTAATGACGTTTTCAAGGAGCAAAACGTTGCATAAGACTTAAGGAAAAAATAATAAATCTGGGGTTACACAACAAAAGGGTCTATCACGATGTGATTTAACCCTCTCATTATCTGGACTATAAATTGAAGCAAAATGAGAATAAACTAATTCTCAGAGACTCAAGTTCTGTATTAAATTATCTGAGAAACTTTCCGGCGGAGCCCCTGCATAATGATTTGACATGCTTTGCCGGTAAATAAAAGATTATTCATTTCCCTTACTGTAATTAGGCGCTTCGCGGGTAATCATCACTCCGTGAGGATGACTTTCGGTATAGCCTGCAGAGGTGATCCGGGTAAACTTAGCATCGTGAAGTTTTTCAATATTCTCCGCGCCACAATAGCCCATTCCCGAACGAAGGCCGCCAACCATCTGGTAGACAACCTCTTGCAAGGTACCTTTGAATGGAACACGTGCCTCAATCCCTTCAGGAACGAGTTTTTTTATATCATCCTCCACATCCTGAAAATAGCGGTCTTTCGAACCTTGCTGCATGGCTGAAAGTGATCCCATTCCTCGATACGTTTTGAATTTTCGACCGTTAAAGATAATGGTCTCGCCTGGAGACTCTTCCGTACCAGCAAGCAATGATCCCATCATCACAGAGGTAGCACCTGCTGCCAAAGCCTTTACAATGTCTCCCGAATAGCGGAGGCCTCCGTCTGCAATAAGAGGAACATTTGTTCCTTTCAAAGCCCTTGACACCTCATATATGGCTGAAAGCTGGGGAACTCCAACACCGGCAATGACACGAGTGGTACATATTGAGCCGGGTCCTATTCCCACTTTTACAGCGTCAGCACCTGCATCTACCAGAAATCTTGCTGCATCGGCAGTTGCAATATTCCCTACCACAACATCAATTTCGGGGAAAGCTTTCTTAACCATCCTCAACATATCCGCAACACCTTGAGAGTGCCCGTGCGCTGTATCAATTACTATTGCATCGACTCCCGCTTCAACAAGAGCTGTTGCCCTATCAATGGAGTCGTTCGTAACACCCACTCCCGCTGCTACACGCAGTTGCCCCTGTTCGTCTTTGCATGCAAACGGTTTATCCTTCGCCTTCGTGATATCTTTATAGGTGATAAGCCCAACAAGTTTGTTATCAGAATCGACCACGGGCAGTTTCTCAATCTTGTATTGCTGAAGTATTTCGGCAGCGTCCTCAAGATTAGTTGTCTGACGGGTAGTGATAAGATTTTCTTTCGTCATCACATCATCAATCCTTTTATCCATCGATTTTTCAAACCGGAGATCACGATTCGTCACTATACCCACCAATCTGTTTTCAGTGTCCACTACAGGTATTCCTCCAATTTTGAATTCAGACATAATTGCCAGTGCATCGGCAACTTTTTTGTCCGGTGCAATGCTGATAGGATTGAGTATCATTCCATTTTCCGCTCTCTTCACGGCACGCACCTGCTTTGCCTGGTCTTCGATACTCATATTTTTATGTATCACTCCAATACCTCCCTCACGAGCAATTGCAATTGCCATTGTGGTTTCGGTAACAGTATCCATAGCTGCCGAGACCATTGGAATATTTAGCGAAATATTTCTGGAAAACCTTGTGGTGAGATCCACATTCCGGGGAAGAACCCGAGAGTAGGAAGGAACTAAGAGGAGGTCGTCAAAAGTCAGACCTTCCATAATTATTTTATCTGCAATAAATGACATAAGCTTTACCTATTTTTTTTATTGCATGCAAAAGTAGCTATTTTTTTGCGATTTTATCTGTTTGATGATGTTAATTTTACTGATAACGACAAACGTTTTGCCACAGATATCGAATAAAAGTCTTATCATAATTGAAAGGTAGGCGGATTAAGTATTTCATCTCCCCCTGATTTATAAAAATTTTCTATGTATCATATATACCTGAAAATTTTTATGCCGTTTCTAAAACCTTTATCTTTGAACGACAAATTGATAACATTTAATCATTTTTATTATGTCAGTATTAGTTGGAAAGAAAGCCCCGGCATTCCGGGCCCAGGCCGTTATAAACGGTTCGGAAATAGTAGAAAATTTCTCTCTTGAAGATTATATCGGGAAAAAATATGTTGTTTTTTTCTTCTATCCAGCAGATTTTACATTTGTTTGCCCTACTGAGCTCCACGCGTTCCAGATAAAACTGAATGAGTTCGAAGGCCGAGACACCGTTGTGGTGGCAGCATCGACAGATTCAGCCGTTTCGCACTGGAAGTGGCTGCAAACGCCCAAAAACGACGGAGGTATACAGGGTGTTACCTATCCTATTGTTGCAGATCATTCATTGACTATCTCTATGGCATATGATGTGCTGGCCGGAGAGTATACCATGGATGATTCTGGCAATACGCTTTTTGAAGGTTCGCCAGAAGCTTACCGTGGACTCTTCCTGATAGACAAGGAGGGAATTGTACGTCACCAGGTTATAAATGATATGCCTCTGGGCAGAAGTGTAGATGAAATACTGCGGGTTATTGATGCGCTACAGTTCACCGAAGAGCACGGTGAGGTTTGTCCTGCGGACTGGCATAAGGGAGACAAGGGACTTACTGCAACGCAGGAAGGTATTGCTGATTATTTGTCAGAGAAGTAACTGTCAGGATATGTTCGGCAAAAAGCCTGTACATACCAGGCAACCACACTGCAAGTCGTACAAATAAGAGTAAAGATATCAGCAGGGAAGTAATCTGTCTGAAAGGCAACAACGGAAGGAAATTGATTTTGATTCAACCCCTTCCGTTTTTTGTTTGTGAAGGAGGCCTCCTTAAGGCATATCTCATCACTTGTTATAGTTGCGTTATTTCAATAATTGATAAAGCTTTCGAAGGTAGAAAAATGTTTATTTCTATTATACCCTCTGAATAATATCCCAGTAGCTTTTTCCCTTCATTCGTTCTTATATAAATTTTACCTGCCGGCGGTAGATCATAATCTTCAGCATTAAACGTAAATTCAACCGGAACAGTATAATCACTTATACTGGCCAGTGCTATTCCCAAATCTCCATCATCTGCTTTCCATGCTCCCGAATATAACAACGGGACACTTTTTTTAAAAGTAGTCACGTTATCATCCTTTCTTCCTGCGTATATAGATAATCTTGAAATATCTATTTCCCCATTTGGAACTTCCATCCGAGGGGGCCTCAAAAATTTCCCGTATAACAAGTATTTCAGACTTTCGTACCGTAAACGGGCAATATTTAACAAGTAGTCAATTTCCTCTTTTCTTTCTGTATCCAAAAAACTATTATAATTGGCTATAGTTGTTTGAATACCCCAGACAAACGATTTTGCCTGTTCCATTAAAAATTGTTTATTGAATTTCTCATCCAGTAATTGCCCGGCCTTTTCAGGGGCAAACTCTTCTGGCCATAACTCATCATAGGGAGGGGTAACCAACGAGGAATAGCTCCCGAAAGTAATTCCGTATGGATGATATACTGCCTGAAAAAATGGTATTGTTTCCGCATCTCCCACACCTGCATATCTCTCCCTGCTAGCCTCAAGGGTTAAAAAAGCATCCAGGTAAGGAAGCCAGTTCTCAGCCGAACCCTCACCTGTGAAAACAGGTTGTCTTTCTCCAAAATCTTTGGACTGTATCTGTTTGATCATCTTCCCCGAACTGTTCACCCAATAATTACCTCCTCCGATGGCGTGACCATGTTTTTTATCATAGCACATCCTACTCAAACAGGTCTGATCCATATAGACACCATCAGCACGGTAAATATTCACAACACTATCACACAAAGAGGAATAATGATTCCTCCAAAATTCTGTACCCACACACATATTTATCAGTGCGTTACCTGTAAAGATATTATAAACATGTGATAGCATATTACCTCTCCTGTCTTTTACCGTATATGGTTCTATCTTCCCAGATTTCCAACTCTCCGAAGCATCTCCCCATTGAATTGCGTTCATATATACCAATGAATGAACGCCTGAATGGCGGGCCGATTCAATAGCGTGGATAAACGACTTGCTTCCTTCTCTTGGAGGCAAGTATTCAGGGAAATTATTATCGTAGGAGCAATTATGCCACCAATGCCAAAGGACATTGACAGGGAGTCCCAGCTTTTTTCTTAATTCAACTGCGGGTTGAAGCACGTATTCAGACCGTCCTCTGTTCCATACCCACAGAGCTGTGTTTTCCAACCAGACGGGAGTAAGCCTGTTTCTCATCCTGCTTTCCTTGACCCATCTTTGCTGTACAGCCCACTCTCCGTATATCTCCGCTACATCAAGCCAGTCGCCGGAAAAACAGCCTATAACAGACTTATAAGCAGGCGAATAAGACACTAATGATGAATCAGATGAGGGATAATTAATCATTCTGTAGACTAAAGTATTAAGAGAGTCAAACGTAAGCGAAAAATTTTTCGCAAAAGAGAGAGAGTCGTCACATGAAGCATAAAAACCGGCCTTCTCCGGATTATAAATCGCAATTACCTGACTGGAAAGTGCACCGGGATAGATCCATTCCATTTTTCCACTTCCTCTTTTTAGTGTTTTTCTGGGTTCAGCAAACAAACTACCCATCCATGTAGGGATAACCAACTCTTCGTTTTCCATCTCGTTTAACCCTGCAATCTTGGGAAATGTCACACTAGTTAATTCGTGCCCATTCAATCCTTCAACAGATATGTTCCAGTAAGAAAACGCTTTGCTCTTATCAAGGGTGACTTCTGCATTCACTCTTAATTTGTCCATTTCACCGAAATCTTCCCAACATAAAGAGAGTGTCAGTGCATCTAACTTTGAATATGAAAATTTTAAAGGAGAAATTTCATCTGCATAAGACAAGCCGGTCTTATCGGTATTGAAACAGATCTCCCAGGGCAAACCAATTACAACATTCTTGTTTATAAACTCATAGCCACTAACTATATCATTAAAGAGAATCAGCTTACCTGTTTTCTCTTCAAAGCCCAGTTTAATTTTTCCATTTTCAATGAAAACTACTTTATCGGAGAAAAGACTGGCTTTACATTGATAAAAAAGAGTGGTAAAAAGTAGAATGAAGATTCCACAAGAAAAACAGCTTACCTGTTTTTTATTCATTATTTTTCCTCGATATTTTTCTAAAGTTTTCTGCCTGTTTATTTGTCTGGTTAGCAGGTCTCATCACCTTTGTCACATCATATGCTAATCAATTTCCTTGCAGAATATTCATCTTCTTAAATACTGCAGTGATATGATCTATGGAGTAGTCGATCTGCTCCTTGGTATGAGTTGCCATCAGAGAGTAACGAATAAGGGTATCGTTGGGTGCAACTGCTGGTGAAACAACCGGGTTTACAAATATCCCATCTTCAAAGAGCAGTTTGGTAATCAGGAAAGTTTTATCATTGTCGCGTACATAAAGCGGCATGATGGGTGTTGAGGTAGGCCCTAATTCAAAACCTCTCTCTTTAAACTGGTTAATAGCATAGTCGGTAAGCTCCCACAACCTCTTCACCCGTTCTGGCTCCGACTTGAGAATATCAAGAGCGGCTGAAGCTGCAGCAGTGGCTGCCGGTGTTATACTTGCACTGAATATGTTGGTACGGGCATTGTGTCTCAGGTAATTGATAACAGGATATTCACCAGCGATAAAGCCGCCAATGGATGCAAGAGATTTGCTGAATGTACCCATCACCAGATCCACATCGTCGAGCATCCCGAAGTGGTCACACACGCCACGCCCGCTGTACCGCTTACCGAGAACACCCAGGCTGTGCGCTTCATCAACCATTATATTGGCATTGTATTTGCGCGCCAGCCTCACTATTTCGGGTATATTGGCCAAGTCCCCCTCCATACTGAAGACACCGTCTACAACAATCAGCTTTACTTTCCTTGGATCGCAACGTTTCAGTTGTTTCTCGAGAGATCCCATATCGTTATGACGGTATTTATACTTTGTAGAGAAAGATGTTCTTAATCCTTCAATTATTGAGGCGTGGTCACGTTCATCCCAGATGATAAAATCGTCTCTTCCGGTAATACATCCAAGAACACCTTCATTTACGGTAAATCCTGTAGAGAAAACAATTGCCTCATCTTTATTCACAAAGTTTGCCAGTTTTCGTTCCAGTTCAAGGTGAATATCGAGTGTGCCATTAAGAAAACGTGATCCGGCCATTCCTGTACCATACTTCTCTGTAGCTGCAATTGCGGCCTCTTTTACTTTCGGATGATTTGTAAGACCTAAATAGGCATTTGAACCGAACATCAGGACTTTTTTCCCGTTGATGACAACCTCTGTGTCCTGATCGCTTTCAATAGCCCGAAAATAGGGATAGATGCCTGCAGCTTTAGCACGCTGTGGAGCATCATATTTCATCATTTTTTCTCTTAAGATATTCATTTGAAAAAAATTAAAAAAATAGGCTTCTACCTAAAACAGTACCGGAAGCATCTATCTTTTACGAAACTAATGTACAAAGATAACAATTAATTTAAAATCCAGGAAGTATCAATTTTTTTTTGAATTATCCAAAGCAGTCTGGATACTTCTTTTTAAACATTTTTGAATGAAAAGCGTTTTAACGACATAGATAATAACAAAAACAATTATAATTATGGTAAGTAAAGAATTAGAATCTGCAATCAACAAACAGATAAACGCCGAATTCTGGTCGGCCTACTTATATCTGTCCATGTCCTCTCATTTTGCTAATGCCGGATTGCCCGGTTTTGCCAATTGGTTTAAAGTACAGTTTCAGGAAGAACAAGATCACGCACTTAAGTTCATGAATTATCTTATAGCCAAAGGAAATAAAGTGGAATTAGCACCTATTGAAAAGGTAAGCACATCATGGGATTCAGTGCTTAATGCTTTTGAAGATACACTGGAGCACGAAAGAGTTGTTACCTCGCTTATAAACAATATTGTTGCAATAGCCAGGAAGGAAAATGATTATGCAACCGAAAACATGCTGCAATGGTTCGTAAACGAACAGGTTGAAGAGGAGGAGACTGCCCAGGGCGTGATTGACGCATTGAAACTTATTGGCAATAACGGCTTTGGCATTTACACCATGGACAAAGAGCTGGGAAATAGAACATATACTCCCATTGACACAAGCATATCTGCTCAATAAGTCGCATCATGAATTAATATAAAAAATCAGGGAATATGTTGAGTCTCCCTGATTTTTTATATTATAATTGAGATTATCCAGAAAGCCCTGAATATGATATGTCTATTCACAATTAGCAAACAGACATGATGTATTGCTGCTAAGTGGCTACATAAAAACATAAGGAGACTTATGAATTGGAAATAAATAAAAAAATTACTAACTCGCCAAAAAAACGAATAATGAATGACAAAAAAATTTTAAGTGTTTTATTAACGCTTTTTCTGTTGTTATCCTGTTCTAATTCATCAGTTAGCAATGCAGGCTCCCTGTTATGGAAAGTGTCCGGCAACGGACTTGAAAACCCATCCTATCTGTTTGGCACACACCACCTTGTCCCTATATCAATTCTGGACAGCATTTACGGTATCCGCTCCGCTTTTGAAAATACTAAGCAGACCGTTGGAGAACTGGATATGAGTGATATGGCAGGCATGCAGATGCAAATAATGAGCCAGGCGGCAATGCCTGAAGGAGTAACTTACAGCTCATTACTTGACCACGAAGAAGAGATGTTGCTTGATAGTATGCTCCGAGACGTTTTGGGAGTTGGGCTGGAAAAGCTGGGGATGCTTAAACCTGCAGTTCTTACAAATTTAATTTCTATCTCTCTCTTTCAGAGGTTTTATCCTTCTGCTGCTTCTGCACAAAGCCTCGACCAGTATTTTCAGGATGAAGCAATAAGGCTTTCCCGTCCCGTGATGGGGCTGGAAACAGCTCAAGATCAGATAGACTTGTTGCTAAATATTCAAACATTACAAAGGCAAGCCGATATGTTGATATGTATGGTGAAGCATCCCGACTTGTTGAAAGAACAGATGGACGATCTTCAGGTAGCATATCATGCCCAGGATATTGATGCACTGAGAGAACTATATGACAAAGAGATACCTGACGACCCGTGTCCCAACACCGATGCAGAGAAAAATGCA
Protein-coding sequences here:
- a CDS encoding outer membrane beta-barrel protein, which gives rise to MRSYNRYKVMPDDFSREVGDKLREHRIPVTPDLWKSLADRLPRQGKLVFAYWLWAAAGVVAVVALLVFFLNPYTDEHAVHMSQERPVDMAKSQPAASAGESISTHIEEPVKDPLLTQNTQLQKRTKKKVAVSGVVSDISERQKGKELDVPEIYSEGSRVSILPVELEEAAKSDGTIAHEVVNTYPADSIFVENDLPNLVQEQPGLRSLIAALGSGGTPLDLSFGGYDASNPIYDSPIPGGEFNSGDGLGSGGNYKVLSPGDYTDIEHRPPVSFSLTADFPVGKNVGLETGLSYTYLFSRFRRNDHFIYRGTLQQHYIGIPLTLRYTIWQDGPRSIYLLGGATIEKGIRAFYKQEIEGNGGIVHHTHVYNRIAGLQFSAQGGAGFSYRLQNNLHLFGEPRLLYYFRNNQPMSARTENPLIFGLNIGVRIQFK
- a CDS encoding RNA polymerase sigma factor — translated: MSEHRLILACKQGKLWARKKVYEQYAPTMMALCRRYVPDEEDAKDVLQEGFLKIFTEIGQYSGKGSFGGWIRKIFVNTSLDYIRKKNRLKQKELLTDIETVDYENTPNMEYITAEELMQCIGELPDTYRAVFNLFAVEGFSHREIAELLDMPESTSRSFFFRARQLLQKKVIHLMECK
- the guaB gene encoding IMP dehydrogenase, translating into MSFIADKIIMEGLTFDDLLLVPSYSRVLPRNVDLTTRFSRNISLNIPMVSAAMDTVTETTMAIAIAREGGIGVIHKNMSIEDQAKQVRAVKRAENGMILNPISIAPDKKVADALAIMSEFKIGGIPVVDTENRLVGIVTNRDLRFEKSMDKRIDDVMTKENLITTRQTTNLEDAAEILQQYKIEKLPVVDSDNKLVGLITYKDITKAKDKPFACKDEQGQLRVAAGVGVTNDSIDRATALVEAGVDAIVIDTAHGHSQGVADMLRMVKKAFPEIDVVVGNIATADAARFLVDAGADAVKVGIGPGSICTTRVIAGVGVPQLSAIYEVSRALKGTNVPLIADGGLRYSGDIVKALAAGATSVMMGSLLAGTEESPGETIIFNGRKFKTYRGMGSLSAMQQGSKDRYFQDVEDDIKKLVPEGIEARVPFKGTLQEVVYQMVGGLRSGMGYCGAENIEKLHDAKFTRITSAGYTESHPHGVMITREAPNYSKGNE
- a CDS encoding peroxiredoxin yields the protein MSVLVGKKAPAFRAQAVINGSEIVENFSLEDYIGKKYVVFFFYPADFTFVCPTELHAFQIKLNEFEGRDTVVVAASTDSAVSHWKWLQTPKNDGGIQGVTYPIVADHSLTISMAYDVLAGEYTMDDSGNTLFEGSPEAYRGLFLIDKEGIVRHQVINDMPLGRSVDEILRVIDALQFTEEHGEVCPADWHKGDKGLTATQEGIADYLSEK
- a CDS encoding DUF6259 domain-containing protein; translation: MNKKQVSCFSCGIFILLFTTLFYQCKASLFSDKVVFIENGKIKLGFEEKTGKLILFNDIVSGYEFINKNVVIGLPWEICFNTDKTGLSYADEISPLKFSYSKLDALTLSLCWEDFGEMDKLRVNAEVTLDKSKAFSYWNISVEGLNGHELTSVTFPKIAGLNEMENEELVIPTWMGSLFAEPRKTLKRGSGKMEWIYPGALSSQVIAIYNPEKAGFYASCDDSLSFAKNFSLTFDSLNTLVYRMINYPSSDSSLVSYSPAYKSVIGCFSGDWLDVAEIYGEWAVQQRWVKESRMRNRLTPVWLENTALWVWNRGRSEYVLQPAVELRKKLGLPVNVLWHWWHNCSYDNNFPEYLPPREGSKSFIHAIESARHSGVHSLVYMNAIQWGDASESWKSGKIEPYTVKDRRGNMLSHVYNIFTGNALINMCVGTEFWRNHYSSLCDSVVNIYRADGVYMDQTCLSRMCYDKKHGHAIGGGNYWVNSSGKMIKQIQSKDFGERQPVFTGEGSAENWLPYLDAFLTLEASRERYAGVGDAETIPFFQAVYHPYGITFGSYSSLVTPPYDELWPEEFAPEKAGQLLDEKFNKQFLMEQAKSFVWGIQTTIANYNSFLDTERKEEIDYLLNIARLRYESLKYLLYGKFLRPPRMEVPNGEIDISRLSIYAGRKDDNVTTFKKSVPLLYSGAWKADDGDLGIALASISDYTVPVEFTFNAEDYDLPPAGKIYIRTNEGKKLLGYYSEGIIEINIFLPSKALSIIEITQL
- the spt gene encoding serine palmitoyltransferase, whose amino-acid sequence is MNILREKMMKYDAPQRAKAAGIYPYFRAIESDQDTEVVINGKKVLMFGSNAYLGLTNHPKVKEAAIAATEKYGTGMAGSRFLNGTLDIHLELERKLANFVNKDEAIVFSTGFTVNEGVLGCITGRDDFIIWDERDHASIIEGLRTSFSTKYKYRHNDMGSLEKQLKRCDPRKVKLIVVDGVFSMEGDLANIPEIVRLARKYNANIMVDEAHSLGVLGKRYSGRGVCDHFGMLDDVDLVMGTFSKSLASIGGFIAGEYPVINYLRHNARTNIFSASITPAATAAASAALDILKSEPERVKRLWELTDYAINQFKERGFELGPTSTPIMPLYVRDNDKTFLITKLLFEDGIFVNPVVSPAVAPNDTLIRYSLMATHTKEQIDYSIDHITAVFKKMNILQGN
- a CDS encoding ferritin gives rise to the protein MVSKELESAINKQINAEFWSAYLYLSMSSHFANAGLPGFANWFKVQFQEEQDHALKFMNYLIAKGNKVELAPIEKVSTSWDSVLNAFEDTLEHERVVTSLINNIVAIARKENDYATENMLQWFVNEQVEEEETAQGVIDALKLIGNNGFGIYTMDKELGNRTYTPIDTSISAQ
- a CDS encoding TraB/GumN family protein, producing the protein MNDKKILSVLLTLFLLLSCSNSSVSNAGSLLWKVSGNGLENPSYLFGTHHLVPISILDSIYGIRSAFENTKQTVGELDMSDMAGMQMQIMSQAAMPEGVTYSSLLDHEEEMLLDSMLRDVLGVGLEKLGMLKPAVLTNLISISLFQRFYPSAASAQSLDQYFQDEAIRLSRPVMGLETAQDQIDLLLNIQTLQRQADMLICMVKHPDLLKEQMDDLQVAYHAQDIDALRELYDKEIPDDPCPNTDAEKNALNGDRNRKWLEKLPAIMKEKSSFIAVGCLHLPGEEGLIEGLRKLGYTVEAVR